In Pongo abelii isolate AG06213 chromosome 15, NHGRI_mPonAbe1-v2.0_pri, whole genome shotgun sequence, a single window of DNA contains:
- the DIO3 gene encoding thyroxine 5-deiodinase, which produces MPRRAASRLVVGEGEGSQGASGPAATMLRSLLLHSLRLCAQTASCLVLFPRFLGTAFMLWLLDFLCIRKHFLGRRRRGQPEPEVELNSEGEEVPPDDPPICVSDDNRLCTLASLKAVWHGQKLDFFKQAHEGGPAPNSEVVLPDGFQSQHILDYAQGNRPLVLNFGSCTUPPFMARMSAFQRLVTKYQSDVDFLIIYIEEAHPSDGWVTTDSPYIIPQHRSLEDRVSAARVLQQGAPGCALVLDTMANSSSSAYGAYFERLYVIQSGTIMYQGGRGPDGYQVSELRTWLERYDEQLHGARPRRV; this is translated from the coding sequence ATGCCTCGCCGGGCCGCATCGCGGTTGGTGGTCGGAGAGGGCGAGGGGTCCCAGGGGGCTTCGGGGCCTGCAGCCACCATGCTCCGCTCCCTGCTGCTTCACTCCTTGAGGCTCTGCGCCCAGACCGCCTCGTGCCTCGTGCTCTTCCCGCGCTTCCTCGGCACGGCCTTCATGCTCTGGCTTCTCGATTTCTTGTGTATCCGCAAGCATTTCCTgggccgccgccgccgggggCAGCCCGAGCCCGAAGTGGAGCTCAACAGTGAAGGCGAGGAGGTGCCCCCCGATGACCCGCCCATCTGCGTGTCCGACGACAACCGCCTGTGCACCCTGGCGTCGCTCAAGGCCGTGTGGCATGGCCAGAAGTTGGATTTCTTCAAGCAGGCGCACGAGGGCGGTCCGGCGCCCAACTCCGAGGTGGTTCTGCCCGACGGCTTTCAGAGCCAGCACATCCTCGACTACGCGCAAGGGAACCGCCCGCTGGTTCTCAATTTCGGCAGCTGCACCTGACCACCGTTCATGGCGCGCATGAGCGCCTTCCAGCGCCTGGTCACCAAGTACCAGAGCGACGTCGACTTCCTCATCATCTACATCGAGGAAGCGCACCCCTCCGACGGCTGGGTCACCACGGACTCCCCCTACATCATACCGCAGCACCGGAGCCTGGAGGACCGGGTCAGCGCAGCGAGGGTACTGCAGCAAGGTGCACCCGGCTGCGCTCTGGTCCTTGACACCATGGCCAACTCCAGCAGCTCGGCCTATGGCGCCTACTTCGAGCGTCTCTATGTCATCCAGAGTGGCACTATTATGTACCAGGGCGGCCGTGGCCCCGACGGCTACCAGGTCTCTGAGCTGCGCACTTGGTTGGAACGCTATGATGAGCAACTGCACGGCGCTCGGCCCCGGAGGGTGTAA